Sequence from the Bacillus thuringiensis genome:
CAAAGCCCTTCCATTACGAAGTTGTAATGGCTAAAATTCGTAGTCATTTAAGACGTGCTTACGGAGATTATGCACCGAAACTAGAAGAGCGAATGGTTGAGCGACAAGGTCTTTGTTTATATCCAGAAAGGCTTGTATTAAGGCTTAAGAATCAAGAGATTGATATAACGAGAAACGAAGCTATTTTATTAGAAACGTTAATGAAAAATTATCCGCGCATTGTGAGTAGAGAGGTGTTATTAAATAAATTATGGGATAGCGAATCCTATGTTGATGATAATACATTAAGTGTAAATACAACACGTGTGCGAAAAAAGTTAAAAACGTTACAGATTGAGGATGCGATTGAAACGATTCGTAGTGTTGGTTATAGACTACATATTACTTGGGATACTGGTATGGAAAAATGATAAGATTGTTTATTCGTGATCATATACCTCTTATTTGTTTTACAGCAATCCAACTACTATCCATATTTCTCGTATATTGGTTTGATGGACATAAGCATATCGCGACGGCATTGTATGCAATGTTTTTAGGTGCCTTTTTTATGGTAGGCTATTTAGTATTTCGTTACTTTACTCATCGTACTTTCTATGAACGATTAGCAAACCCGATGCAATCTTTAGATGAATCTGTTCAAAAATCTGATTTTGCAGCTGTGTCGACTGCTCTTCAAGAACTACTTGAGATGCAATATCGCCATTATCAAAATCAGCTTCAGATGCAAGAGAGAAAAAATAATGATCATTTAACCTTTATGAATCAGTGGATTCATCAAATGAAAACACCTTTATCTGTAATAGAATTAATTACACAGGATGAAGTGGATTCGCGTTTTGAAAGTATAAATGAGGAAACAGATAGACTGAAAAAAGGGTTAGAGATGGCTTTATATGTCGCACGTTTAGAAGCATTCACACAAGATTTTTATGTGGAAAGAGTGCAACTACATAAAATAGTGAATGATTCTGTACATGAACATAAACGCTTCTTTATCCGGAATTTTGTATATCCAGAGCTTAAAATTGATAAGGATATTACAGTAGAAAGTGATGCAAAATGGTTACAATTTTTAATTGGACAACTACTATCAAATGCAATTAAATATTCATCAGGTAATAGAGAGAAGATTAAAGTGAAAGCTTGTAAGGAAGGTAATACAGTTATACTTGAAATTGCCGATAATGGCGTAGGGATACCGAAGCAAGATTTACCAAGAGTGTTTAAACCTTTCTTTACAGGAGAAAACGGTAGAGATTTTAAAGAATCAACTGGAATGGGGCTATATCTTGTAAATGAAATTACGAAACAATTAGGTCACAGTGTAGAAATCCATTCAGAAG
This genomic interval carries:
- a CDS encoding response regulator transcription factor, translating into MVKIMIVEDDMKIAELLSTHVAKYGYEGIIVSDFQNVLNIFLEEQPELVLLDINLPSFDGYYWCRQIRGVSTCPILFISAREGTMDQVMALENGGDDFISKPFHYEVVMAKIRSHLRRAYGDYAPKLEERMVERQGLCLYPERLVLRLKNQEIDITRNEAILLETLMKNYPRIVSREVLLNKLWDSESYVDDNTLSVNTTRVRKKLKTLQIEDAIETIRSVGYRLHITWDTGMEK
- a CDS encoding sensor histidine kinase; translated protein: MIRLFIRDHIPLICFTAIQLLSIFLVYWFDGHKHIATALYAMFLGAFFMVGYLVFRYFTHRTFYERLANPMQSLDESVQKSDFAAVSTALQELLEMQYRHYQNQLQMQERKNNDHLTFMNQWIHQMKTPLSVIELITQDEVDSRFESINEETDRLKKGLEMALYVARLEAFTQDFYVERVQLHKIVNDSVHEHKRFFIRNFVYPELKIDKDITVESDAKWLQFLIGQLLSNAIKYSSGNREKIKVKACKEGNTVILEIADNGVGIPKQDLPRVFKPFFTGENGRDFKESTGMGLYLVNEITKQLGHSVEIHSEVGKGTVVRIKFLNV